The stretch of DNA CAATCCTGTTTCCGAACCGCTGAAAACTATGCTGCAAGCGCTGGATGGTAACATAGATTCGTTTCAGATGAATTTGGGTGTATATATCGACTATCCTGCCCCTCTTTTCCTAATGGAAAGTAATGAAGAATATCAAACTCTTGCTCTGGGAAAGGCAAAAATAGTGGAATTCAGCGACGCTTTCTATAACGGAACCGAAAAAAGAATCTATGTGCGCCCCCTTGTTTCCATTCAGGAAAATCACCGTAAAGTGCTAATGCATGAATATATTCACTGGTATCTGGAACAGATATTTTATCAGACGCCACTGTGGTTTCACGAAGGGATGGCAGTATATTATTCCAGACAATCAGATTTTGAACATTATGTTTATTTTCTGCAACAAAGCTTTTTCGGTAAACAAAGTGACCTGTTTCGGCTAAGCTATAACTATCCTGAAAAAAAGGAAGATTGGTCACTTTTTTATTTGTCTTCCAGTATGGCAGTTCGCTATATGAACGAAAAAAATACGGAAAAATGGCAGAAATTTTGGGAACAAGCGGCGGAAAATAAAAGAAGTGGTATGCAAACCGCTTTCCCCGATTGTTTTACGATAACTTATAATACCTCTCTTTACGATTTTCATAAGAACTTTGCCAAATATGTAAAGCATTTAAGCTATCAGTATTTATTCTGGAGCATAAACGCTCTTTTGGCTATGATTTTACCTGTAGTGGTAATTATTGCCTGGCGAATTAGGAAAAAAAGACAGGCAGCGCTACCCGATTTGCCGTTACCCGAAGATGAAACATAAAACTATAGCCAGAGCTTGCCAAAACTGCGTTAATGGTATCGTAAACACGATTTTCTCGCCGTTCCCTGCAATCCGAATTGGATAACTATGGAAAATCTCCAAACCCATCCCTATAAACCTTTTCTACCTGCAGAGGCAAATACCTTACTTTTAGGCAGTGCCCCTCCCTATCGTTTTTGTACCGGAAATGTCAATGACCTGAAAAATAAGGATATTAACTATTATTATGGTAGCAACAGCAACCTGCTTTGGGATATTCTGTTTTTGGCTCTTGAACCCGAAAATAAGGATAGTATATCTTCTTTAAGGACATTAGAGAATGATAGGGAAAGCAGAACTGCTTATCAGGTGGAATTTATGCAGAACTTTCTCTCCAAATACAAACTTGGAATGGCAGATATTCTGTTACGCTTCACTCGCCAAGGAACAAGCGCCGCGGATTTTAAACTGCAGGTTTTGGAATATCAGGATATTTGGGCAATTTTGCAGAGCCGCCCCACTCTCGAAAAAATTCTCTGCACCAGCAAAAACAGAGTTCATTATTGGTTAGTGGACTACCTCCAGCAAAAAGAAAAACTGGGCTTAGTGAAACTGGACGAAAACCAAACCAAACTAATCCTGCCAATTGATGTTCAGAGAGAAATAAAGATAGGCATTTTGCCTTCTCCTTCGGCAAGAAGTGTGATGCGTTTTGCCAATAAAGAGGATTGCCTGCATCAGATAGCCAAAATTTACGCGCAAGAATTTAAAAGCTAAAGCTACGCCTTTTACCAATCAAGAAATCAAGCAGTGAATCAGCATATACAAAGCAAGAAATCAAGCAGCAAATCAGCATATACAAAGCAAGATATCAAGCAGTGAATCAGCATATACAAAGCAAGCAATCAAGCAGTGAATCAGTATATACAAAGTAAGAAATCAAGCAGTGAATCAGTATATACAAAACAAGATATCAAGCAGCAAATCAGCATATACAAAGCAAGAAATCAAGCAGTGAATCAGCGTCATTTACGATGTAATAGTCATTACTCTAATATATGGCTGGGTTTCACCTTTCCACTTTTTCACTTTTCCACCCTTCCACCTCTCGACTTCTCGACCCCCTGACCTCTCGACTTTTACACCTTTCCACCTTTTTCGGCGGAACGGCGTCCGCCGCTACCTAAAACTATCACTGGGTTTTACCTCTCGACCTCTCGACCTCTCGACCCCTCGACTTCTCGACTTCTCGACCTCTCGACTTCTCGACCTCTCGACCTCTCGACTTCTCGACCCCTCGACTCATCCCCCCATCAACATCCC from Candidatus Cloacimonas sp. encodes:
- a CDS encoding uracil-DNA glycosylase family protein, producing MENLQTHPYKPFLPAEANTLLLGSAPPYRFCTGNVNDLKNKDINYYYGSNSNLLWDILFLALEPENKDSISSLRTLENDRESRTAYQVEFMQNFLSKYKLGMADILLRFTRQGTSAADFKLQVLEYQDIWAILQSRPTLEKILCTSKNRVHYWLVDYLQQKEKLGLVKLDENQTKLILPIDVQREIKIGILPSPSARSVMRFANKEDCLHQIAKIYAQEFKS